In Malania oleifera isolate guangnan ecotype guangnan chromosome 8, ASM2987363v1, whole genome shotgun sequence, a single window of DNA contains:
- the LOC131162035 gene encoding 7-deoxyloganetin glucosyltransferase-like isoform X1: MERERMGSAALKPSKHKPHAVCIPYPAQGHINPMLQLAKLLHHSGFHVTFVNTEFNHARLLKSRAPHPPSAVSSFCFRTIPDGLPPTDADSTQDIASLSDSTSKNCLAPFRALLSELNGSSSADVPPVTCIVSDGAMSFTLTAAEELGIPEVLFWTASACGFMGYAHYSLLREKGFLPLKDISYLTDGYLDTIIDSIPGMKGVRLRDIPSFIITTNPDDVMVNFIMNEIERAQKASAIILNTFDALEHNVLNALSSMFPPVCAIGPLQLQFTQISDNKLNFIGSNLWKEDRSCLEWLDSREASSVVYVNFGSITIMTNNQLMEFARGLANSNQSFLWIIRPNLVDGDLAIIPPEFFAKTKERSFIASWCPQEQVLHHPAVGGFLTHCGWNSVIESMCGGVPMICWPFFAEQPTNCRFCCTEWGIGMEICNDVKRDEVERLVRELMEGERGKEMKKKTMEWKEKAEEATRRLSGSSFLNLERIIKSFLLPRDSS, from the exons ATGGAGAGGGAGAGAATGGGTTCGGCGGCCTTGAAGCCCTCAAAACATAAGCCTCATGCGGTTTGCATCCCATACCCAGCCCAAGGCCACATCAACCCCATGCTACAACTAGCCAAGCTCCTCCACCACTCAGGCTTTCATGTCACCTTCGTTAACACAGAGTTCAACCACGCGCGCCTCCTCAAATCTCGTGCTCCTCACCCGCCCAGCGCCGTCTCCTCCTTCTGCTTCAGGACCATTCCCGACGGCCTCCCGCCGACCGACGCCGACAGCACCCAAGACATCGCTTCCCTCTCCGACTCCACCAGCAAGAACTGCCTGGCTCCTTTCAGAGCCCTTCTATCGGAGCTCAATGGTTCCTCGTCGGCCGACGTCCCTCCGGTGACTTGCATAGTTTCGGATGGAGCCATGAGCTTCACCCTGACGGCGGCCGAGGAACTGGGCATCCCTGAAGTCCTGTTCTGGACAGCCAGTGCTTGTGGATTCATGGGCTACGCCCACTACTCCCTTCTTCGAGAAAAGGGCTTCCTACCCCTCAAAG ATATAAGTTATTTAACAGATGGATATTTAGACACTATAATAGACTCGATACCTGGCATGAAAGGTGTACGTCTGAGAGATATCCCCAGCTTCATTATAACCACAAATCCTGATGACGTTATGGTGAATTTCATAATGAATGAAATCGAAAGAGCTCAAAAAGCTTCTGCAATCATTCTGAACACATTCGATGCCTTGGAGCACAATGTTTTGAATGCTCTTTCATCTATGTTTCCTCCAGTTTGTGCCATTGGGCCTCTCCAATTGCAATTTACTCAAATTTCTGATAATAAACTGAACTTCATAGGATCAAATCTGTGGAAAGAAGATCGAAGCTGCCTAGAGTGGCTCGATTCAAGAGAAGCTAGTTCTGTCGTATACGTGAACTTTGGAAGTATCACAATCATGACTAACAATCAGTTGATGGAGTTTGCGCGGGGACTTGCAAATAGTAATCAAAGCTTTCTCTGGATTATCCGACCTAATCTTGTTGATGGCGACCTTGCTATTATTCCACCAGAGTTCTTTGCTAAGACAAAAGAAAGGAGTTTCATAGCAAGTTGGTGCCCTCAAGAACAAGTCCTCCACCACCCAGCGGTGGGGGGGTTCTTAACGCACTGTGGGTGGAACTCAGTTATAGAAAGTATGTGTGGCGGAGTGCCCATGATCTGCTGGCCCTTCTTTGCTGAACAACCAACAAATTGTAGATTTTGCTGCACAGAATGGGGCATCGGTATGGAAATTTGCAATGATGTTAAGAGGGATGAGGTTGAAAGACTTGTGAGGGAGTTAATGGAAGGGGAGAGGGGCAAAGAGATGAAGAAGAAAACTATGGAATGGAAAGAGAAAGCTGAAGAGGCAACAAGGAGATTAAGTGGGTCTTCCTTCTTGAATTTAGAGAGAATAATTAAAAGTTTCCTCCTCCCTAGGGATTCTTCTTAA
- the LOC131162036 gene encoding 7-deoxyloganetin glucosyltransferase-like — protein sequence MLQLAKLLYHSGFHVTFVTQSSTTRASSTLELLTRPAPSPPSASGPFPTASRRPTPTAPKTSLPSPTPPARTAWLLSEPLLSELNGSSSADVPPVTCIVSDGAMSFTLTAAQELGIPEVLFWTTSACGFIGYAHYSLLREKGFLPLKGSNLWKEDRSCLEWLDSREANFVVYVNFGSITVMINNQLMEFAWGLANSNQSFLWII from the exons ATGCTACAACTAGCCAAGCTCCTCTACCACTCAGGCTTTCATGTCACCTTCGTAACGCAGAGTTCAACCACGCGCGCTTCCTCAACTCTCGAGCTCCTCACCCGCCCAGCGCCGTCTCCTCCTTCTGCTTCAGGACCATTCCCGACGGCCTCCCGCCGACCGACGCCGACAGCACCCAAGACATCGCTTCCCTCTCCGACTCCACCAGCAAGAACTGCCTGGCTCCTTTCAGAGCCCCTTCTATCGGAGCTCAATGGTTCCTCGTCGGCCGACGTCCCTCCGGTGACTTGCATAGTTTCGGATGGAGCCATGAGCTTCACCCTGACGGCGGCCCAGGAACTGGGCATCCCTGAAGTCCTGTTCTGGACAACCAGTGCTTGTGGATTCATAGGCTACGCCCACTACTCCCTTCTTCGAGAAAAGGGCTTCCTACCCCTCAAAG GATCAAATCTATGGAAAGAAGATCGAAGCTGCCTAGAGTGGCTCGATTCAAGAGAAGCCAATTTTGTCGTATACGTGAACTTTGGAAGTATCACAGTCATGATTAACAATCAGTTGATGGAGTTTGCGTGGGGACTTGCAAATAGTAATCAAAGCTTTCTCTGGATTATTTGA
- the LOC131162035 gene encoding 7-deoxyloganetin glucosyltransferase-like isoform X2, whose translation MERERMGSAALKPSKHKPHAVCIPYPAQGHINPMLQLAKLLHHSGFHVTFVNTEFNHARLLKSRAPHPPSAVSSFCFRTIPDGLPPTDADSTQDIASLSDSTSKNCLAPFRALLSELNGSSSADVPPVTCIVSDGAMSFTLTAAEELGIPEVLFWTASACGFMGYAHYSLLREKGFLPLKGSNLWKEDRSCLEWLDSREASSVVYVNFGSITIMTNNQLMEFARGLANSNQSFLWIIRPNLVDGDLAIIPPEFFAKTKERSFIASWCPQEQVLHHPAVGGFLTHCGWNSVIESMCGGVPMICWPFFAEQPTNCRFCCTEWGIGMEICNDVKRDEVERLVRELMEGERGKEMKKKTMEWKEKAEEATRRLSGSSFLNLERIIKSFLLPRDSS comes from the exons ATGGAGAGGGAGAGAATGGGTTCGGCGGCCTTGAAGCCCTCAAAACATAAGCCTCATGCGGTTTGCATCCCATACCCAGCCCAAGGCCACATCAACCCCATGCTACAACTAGCCAAGCTCCTCCACCACTCAGGCTTTCATGTCACCTTCGTTAACACAGAGTTCAACCACGCGCGCCTCCTCAAATCTCGTGCTCCTCACCCGCCCAGCGCCGTCTCCTCCTTCTGCTTCAGGACCATTCCCGACGGCCTCCCGCCGACCGACGCCGACAGCACCCAAGACATCGCTTCCCTCTCCGACTCCACCAGCAAGAACTGCCTGGCTCCTTTCAGAGCCCTTCTATCGGAGCTCAATGGTTCCTCGTCGGCCGACGTCCCTCCGGTGACTTGCATAGTTTCGGATGGAGCCATGAGCTTCACCCTGACGGCGGCCGAGGAACTGGGCATCCCTGAAGTCCTGTTCTGGACAGCCAGTGCTTGTGGATTCATGGGCTACGCCCACTACTCCCTTCTTCGAGAAAAGGGCTTCCTACCCCTCAAAG GATCAAATCTGTGGAAAGAAGATCGAAGCTGCCTAGAGTGGCTCGATTCAAGAGAAGCTAGTTCTGTCGTATACGTGAACTTTGGAAGTATCACAATCATGACTAACAATCAGTTGATGGAGTTTGCGCGGGGACTTGCAAATAGTAATCAAAGCTTTCTCTGGATTATCCGACCTAATCTTGTTGATGGCGACCTTGCTATTATTCCACCAGAGTTCTTTGCTAAGACAAAAGAAAGGAGTTTCATAGCAAGTTGGTGCCCTCAAGAACAAGTCCTCCACCACCCAGCGGTGGGGGGGTTCTTAACGCACTGTGGGTGGAACTCAGTTATAGAAAGTATGTGTGGCGGAGTGCCCATGATCTGCTGGCCCTTCTTTGCTGAACAACCAACAAATTGTAGATTTTGCTGCACAGAATGGGGCATCGGTATGGAAATTTGCAATGATGTTAAGAGGGATGAGGTTGAAAGACTTGTGAGGGAGTTAATGGAAGGGGAGAGGGGCAAAGAGATGAAGAAGAAAACTATGGAATGGAAAGAGAAAGCTGAAGAGGCAACAAGGAGATTAAGTGGGTCTTCCTTCTTGAATTTAGAGAGAATAATTAAAAGTTTCCTCCTCCCTAGGGATTCTTCTTAA